One segment of Tetrapisispora phaffii CBS 4417 chromosome 1, complete genome DNA contains the following:
- the CCH1 gene encoding calcium channel protein CCH1 (similar to Saccharomyces cerevisiae CCH1 (YGR217W); ancestral locus Anc_5.113) yields the protein MKEDEADNNNKDTENHENTKRNSLKPSKKLNRWSIQIPKLNISAPESDNSSIEDIEFDNTDILHPGTAPTIRGLSSPRFIITDHKGESSDNYFSAKPSAIESDITVHNNNGLSAKKINWKRPALTLTIPSFSNPIKVISPNSSSGRSSPRFNKSQQQDGYLTSTSQNSRKNSFASIKDNTDSDSNISRVLTYIDNEELEEYEDIQREFRSAIDGNGFSWLPQLDNTGPKSSSPRELSPVSLHSPSDLEPSIQSNLELNIFTQPSANLESSKSPLHFSSATTDKKVYFNTDNNVDEQTLEITYEQVKDSLSEEVELPNFDDFFDKNEYNHLRLYGHSLAIFSETNLLRYRLAKLHVNPKYKLLYYMLLIIFTILLSYRTYNPTNYDFLYHFSSPIDTINFVLCILFSIHDVTQIIAFGFWDDSEMFRAHSRNYVSIVEWIGLDKFYTKMRNRYGAIVDVIIPVRLLSNINRYKKNIFSMRSSVTQTFESEPKLRKFDCPRAFARSSWNRNDLIANVSFWIGLLLSINNFDRRTGLNLFRTLAILRILRLLDTDTGISAVLRGLKVGIPQLLSVGSMLVYFWTFFGILGVQIFNNSLRRQCVWINPDDSLDTYQYDNQFCGGYLDPTTKEALNYVYYDGEVGPNSKGFLCPVNSKCISNANPFNGRVSFDNIVNSMELIFVIMSSNTFTDLMYYAMDADEMPASLFFIVSTIVLTIWMLNLLLAALVTSFEIADAQFREKMARKAKTIESLPLRLIDGYWKYFKYKAEKSNLAEWVQKCLFYYDKIKVIFIVAIAIDLVTRALPESDSSLSKLSTIFQIEKAITIILFIESVSILFLHSSNLWKFLTTPTLLIDFITSIVTLTVTLVQETYDIGQIYQWLSIFQISRSYRVIMYFDFLRKLWKRVLTNYIMIWDLTAFYFLFIYLASIIVSVYFEGYIPASEEDDTEYGMYGLPNSFISLFIIGSTENWTDILYNLQQHAPNISSAIFSSIILISWFIVSNFVILNIFIAIISRSFFVKENEKRYLQIRHYMKYLYPRKLQEYRHATLLRRIQRRLFKKEDDRPVDFKQFLIRGTAIMNIANDMENLMDDINHNIEEGLNLTDFKNWVLNLSFFKHFPFFTTNPFYFESKVKYIESNEKGYKHYMLEFDEYQSAKLDYLKQYPSFNYTYFIFPPNHRLRLFCQKIVAPSVGQRTDGVKFYEDTTDIYNKKSYFHNLQRDISVVIISLITVFLVVLSCFVTPLYEYSKKLSLHSWENVSEYFFLVIFTIEFFIKTIADGFVYTPNAYLRNPWNCIDFTVLISMWIDFIATIKKEDALAKGFKGLTALRALRCLTISNTARETFVIVIYDGIGKIFEASLVSLTLLYPYTIWGLNLFRGRLATCNDNDVDMLGCYNEYSSVVFKWDVLTPRVYENPNLYMDNFSSTFRSLYEVMSLEGWTDLLSNLMNSSGVGTIPSTFATPVNGTFMILFIFSSMVFILNLFVSFVINNHARIVGTAYQTSVEKSWLESKKILSQVTPNYYPDLINISKVRQIFFKLTVSKKNLAYSTVINITLYLHVIFLLSIHSSEKANTILFATRYFMFSTTILTSHELMYFLALGKRAYFKKGWPFVRLCITFLAFLFTLLLFHIPRENFWFRNITQIVQLLIFLFLIPQSDMLTELLQTGMASLPSLLSLLYTWGILFLVYAIALNQIFGTTKLGPNTTGNLNFRTVIKSLIVLFRCSFGEGWNYIMDDLTVEKPYCSAENGYSDCGSIPYAYILLISWNLISMYIFTNMVISLVVSNFSYVFRRENSISAINKHEIRKFIEAWSNFDSNGNGILGHHYLPKLMHSFDGPLSFTIWGGRLKIKSLVENYMEVNPNDPYDVTVDFEGLNKELNNIDKEKVILRKTQYRRFVQQAFHINAYEDYIRFSDLLMQIPLYTVYNPRECLGIDEYVQHLYVMSKVDKFLDNQKHFDVLNMVVDKWKYISSKKYGRKMHATNPFSNEYEVKKYNSLSKQDDNDLEVESIPLKTPAPEFADSNFNWSYSRSPERVNSTQFKRPLFARGDALESIERFDSIDDDPEKDSEIELQNVHKNTKHKK from the coding sequence ATGAAAGAGGATGAAgctgataataataataaagacACAGAAAATCATGAAAATACCAAACGTAATAGCTTAAAACCATCCAAGAAACTTAACAGGTGGAGCATACAGATACCCAAGCTAAATATTAGTGCCCCAGAGAGTGATAACAGCTCTATTGAGGACATAGAATTCGATAATACAGATATTTTACATCCTGGAACTGCTCCTACCATAAGAGGCCTTTCATCTCCACGTTTTATTATTACGGATCATAAAGGTGAATCTAGTGACAACTACTTTAGTGCTAAGCCGTCTGCAATCGAATCCGATATAACAGTTCATAACAATAATGGTCTAAGTGcgaaaaaaataaattggaAAAGACCAGCTTTAACTTTAACGATACCTTCTTTTAGTAACCCAATTAAGGTTATAAGTCCAAATAGTAGCTCAGGAAGGAGTTCCCCTAGATTCAACAAAAGTCAACAACAGGATGGATACCTAACGTCAACCAGCCAAAATTCAAggaaaaattcatttgCTTCAATTAAGGATAATACTGATTCAGATTCTAATATATCGAGAGTCCTAACCTATATTGATAATGAGGAATTAGAAGAATATGAAGATATTCAAAGGGAGTTTAGAAGTGCAATTGATGGAAATGGCTTTAGTTGGTTACCTCAATTAGATAACACAGGACCAAAAAGTTCATCTCCTCGAGAATTATCACCTGTGTCGTTACATTCACCAAGTGATCTTGAGCCTTCAATCCAATCAAATttagaattaaatatttttactcAGCCAAGTGCTAACTTGGAATCCAGTAAATCTCCTTTACATTTTTCTTCTGCGACAACGGATAAAAAGgtttattttaatacaGACAATAATGTTGATGAACAAACACTTGAGATAACATATGAACAGGTAAAAGACTCACTTTCTGAAGAAGTTGAGTTACCAAATTTTGAcgatttttttgataaaaatgagTATAATCATTTAAGATTATACGGTCATTCATTAGCTATTTTTTCAGAGACAAACTTATTAAGATATAGGTTAGCAAAACTGCATGTCAATCCAAAATAtaagttattatattacatgttactaataatattcacAATTCTTTTATCATACAGAACATACAATCCCACCAATTACGATTTTTTGTATCATTTTTCAAGTCCAATAGATACAATCAACTTTGTTCTTTgcattttattttccatTCATGATGTTACTCAAATTATTGCATTTGGATTTTGGGATGATTCAGAAATGTTTCGGGCACATTCAAGAAATTATGTTTCTATTGTAGAGTGGATAGGGTTAGATAAGTTTTACACAAAAATGAGGAATCGTTACGGTGCAATTGTTGACGTGATAATTCCTGTAAGATTATTATCTAACATTAACCGgtataaaaaaaatatttttagcATGAGAAGTTCAGTTACACAGACTTTTGAGTCAGAACCCAAACTTCGAAAATTTGATTGTCCCAGAGCATTTGCTCGTTCATCTTGGAATagaaatgatttaattgcAAATGTCAGTTTCTGGATTGGATTATTACTCtccattaataattttgatcGTAGAACTggattaaatttatttagaaCTCTGGCAATCTTACGTATACTTAGATTATTAGACACAGATACAGGTATATCTGCCGTTCTTCGTGGATTAAAAGTTGGTATCCCCCAATTACTTTCTGTTGGATCTATGttagtatatttttggACCTTTTTTGGTATATTAGGtgttcaaatatttaataattcattaagaAGACAATGTGTTTGGATAAACCCTGATGACTCATTAGATACTTATCAATACGACAATCAATTCTGTGGAGGGTATTTAGACCCTACAACGAAGGAAGCATTAAATTACGTTTATTATGATGGTGAAGTGGGGCCTAATAGTAAAGGGTTTCTATGTCCTGTTAATTCCAAATGTATCTCTAATGCAAACCCTTTTAATGGTAGAGTCAGTTTTGACAACATTGTAAATTCAATggaattaatttttgtgATAATGAGTTCAAACACATTTACCGATTTGATGTATTACGCGATGGATGCAGATGAAATGCCTGCCAGTTTATTCTTTATTGTGTCAACGATTGTATTAACTATATGGATGCTAAATCTTTTGCTTGCAGCTCTGGTTACATCTTTTGAGATAGCAGATGCACAATTTAGAGAAAAAATGGCCAGGAAGGCAAAAACCATCGAAAGCCTACCACTACGTTTAATCGACGGTTattggaaatattttaaatacaaAGCTGAAAAATCTAATTTAGCTGAATGGGTGCAGAAATGTTTGTTTTACTACGATAAGATcaaagttatatttatagtCGCTATTGCAATTGATTTGGTAACACGAGCCTTACCGGAATCTGATAGCAGTCTATCCAAATTGAGtacaatttttcaaatagaAAAGGCTATTACAATTATTCTATTTATAGAATCAGTATCCattttatttcttcattCATCTAATCTATGGAAATTCCTTACGACCCCCACTCTGTTAATAGATTTCATTACCTCAATAGTGACGTTAACTGTCACTTTAGTACAAGAAACTTATGATATTGGTCAAATTTACCAATGGCTGTCTATATTTCAGATATCTAGAAGTTATCGTGTGATCATGTATTTTGACTTTCTTAGAAAGCTTTGGAAACGTGttttaacaaattatattatgaTTTGGGATCTTACTGCTTTCTATTTTCTATTCATTTACTTGGCTTCAATTATTGTCTCAGTTTATTTTGAAGGTTACATACCAGCAtctgaagaagatgatacTGAATATGGAATGTATGGTTTACCAAATTCATTCATctctttatttataattggATCTACCGAAAATTGGACGGATATTCTTTACAATCTACAACAACATGCTCCTAATATATCTTCTGCCATATTCTCTTCGATCATATTGATTAGCTGGTTtattgtttcaaattttgttattttgaatattttcataGCAATTATCTCAAGAAGTTTTTTTGTTAAAGAGAATGAGAAAAGATATTTACAGATAAGACAttatatgaaatatttatatccGAGAAAACTTCAGGAATATAGACATGCTACTTTGCTTAGAAGAATTCAAAGAAGACTTTTCAAAAAGGAAGATGACAGGCCAGTCgattttaaacaatttttaatcAGAGGTACCGCTATTATGAACATAGCTAATGACATGGAAAATTTAATGGATGATATAAACCATAACATTGAGGAAGGTTTAAATCTCACAGATTTTAAGAATTGGGTTCTTAATCTCTCGTTTTTTAAACATTTCCCATTTTTTACCACTAatccattttattttgagtCAAAAGTAAAATACATAGAAAGTAATGAGAAAGGATATAAACATTACATGCTCgaatttgatgaatatCAATCCGCAAAACTGGATTATTTAAAGCAATATCCTAGTTTTAACTACacatatttcattttccCTCCAAACCATAGATTGCGTTTATTTTGTCAGAAAATAGTAGCGCCCTCAGTAGGTCAAAGAACAGATGGtgtaaaattttatgaagATACTACAGATATATACAATAAGAAGTCGTATTTTCACAATTTGCAAAGAGATATAAGTGTTGTGATTATTAGTCTAATAACTGTATTCTTAGTGGTTCTGTCATGTTTTGTTACTCCATTATATGAGTATTCAAAGAAGCTTTCTTTGCACAGTTGGGAAAACGTTAGTgagtatttttttttagtcatttttacaattgaattttttattaagaCAATTGCAGATGGCTTTGTATACACTCCAAACGCGTATTTAAGGAACCCATGGAATTGTATCGATTTCACAGTTCTTATTTCGATGTGGATAGATTTCATTGCTACCATAAAGAAAGAGGATGCACTAGCAAAGGGGTTTAAAGGTTTAACTGCTTTAAGAGCCTTAAGGTGTCTGACAATAAGTAATACAGCTAGAGAAACATTCGTCATTGTTATATATGATGGTATTGGAAAGATTTTTGAAGCATCTTTAGTTTCATTGACATTATTATATCCTTATACAATTTGGGGGTTGAATCTCTTTCGTGGCAGATTAGCAACCTGTAATGACAATGATGTTGATATGTTAGGTTGTTATAACGAGTATTCCTCTGTTGTCTTTAAATGGGATGTTCTAACACCTAGAGTATATGAGAACCCAAATTTATACATGGACAACTTTTCAAGTACTTTTAGATCATTGTATGAAGTAATGTCTTTAGAAGGGTGGACAGACTTGTTATCAAATCTTATGAATAGTTCTGGGGTGGGTACTATCCCCTCCACGTTTGCAACTCCCGTGAATGGTACTTTCATgattttattcattttttctaGTAtggtttttattttgaaccTATTCGTTTCTTTCGTTATAAACAACCATGCTAGAATTGTAGGTACAGCGTACCAGACATCTGTAGAGAAATCCTGGTTAGAATCAAAAAAGATTTTGTCCCAAGTGACTCCAAACTATTATCCAGatttaatcaatatatCTAAAGTTAgacaaattttttttaagttGACTGTTTCTAAGAAGAATTTAGCTTATTCGACGGTAATCAATATCACATTGTATCTGCatgttatatttttactatCTATTCACAGTTCGGAAAAAGCTAACACGATTTTATTTGCAACAAGATATTTTATGTTTTCAACTACTATTTTGACATCACATGAATTAATGTACTTCCTTGCTTTAGGGAAAAGAGCCTATTTCAAAAAGGGGTGGCCTTTTGTTAGACTTTGCATCACATTCCTAGCATTTTTGTTCACATTGCTGCTGTTTCATATCCCCAGGGAGAACTTTTGGTTTCGTAACATTACTCAAATTGttcaattattaatatttctatttttgATACCACAAAGTGACATGCTTActgaattattacaaaCTGGCATGGCCAGTTTACCATCGTTGTTATCATTACTATATACATGGggaattttatttttggtaTATGCTATTGCATTAAACCAAATTTTCGGCACTACTAAGTTGGGGCCAAATACTACAGgtaatttgaatttcagAACTGTCATCAAATCACTGATAGTTTTATTTAGATGTAGTTTCGGGGAAGGTTGGAACTATATAATGGATGATTTAACAGTAGAGAAGCCATATTGCTCTGCGGAAAATGGCTATTCAGATTGTGGTTCTATCCCATATGCATATATCCTTTTAATTTCATGGAATCTGATATCTATGTATATTTTCACTAATATGGTTATCTCATTAGTAGTTAGCAATTTCAGTTATGTTTTCAGAAGAGAAAATTCTATATCAGCAATCAATAAGCACGAGATCAGAAAATTTATCGAAGCATGGTCTAATTTTGATTCCAATGGTAACGGTATTTTAGGCCATCATTATTTACCAAAATTAATGCATTCATTCGATGGACCCTTATCATTCACAATCTGGGGAGGGCGtcttaaaataaaatctttaGTCGAGAACTATATGGAAGTTAACCCAAATGATCCTTATGATGTAACCGTAGACTTTGAAGGTTTgaataaagaattaaataatatcgATAAGGAAAAGGTAATCCTTAGGAAAACGCAATACCGAAGATTTGTACAACAGGCTTTTCATATCAATGCATATGAAGATTATATTAGGTTTTCTGACCTTCTAATGCAAATTCCATTATACACGGTTTATAATCCAAGAGAATGTCTTGGTATTGATGAATATGTTCAACATCTTTATGTAATGAGTAAGGTGGATAAATTTTTGGATaatcaaaaacattttgaCGTATTAAACATGGTTGTTGATAAatggaaatatatttccaGTAAGAAGTATGGGAGAAAGATGCACGCAACGAATCCTTTTTCGAATGAGTATGAAGTAAAGAAATATAACTCTCTATCCAAACAAGATGACAATGACTTGGAAGTAGAATCAATACCTTTGAAGACGCCAGCTCCTGAGTTTGCAgattctaattttaattggTCTTACAGTCGAAGCCCAGAAAGGGTTAACTCGACGCAGTTTAAAAGGCCTTTATTTGCCAGAGGAGATGCTCTTGAATCTATAGAAAGGTTTGATAGTATTGATGATGACCCAGAAAAGGATTCAGAGATAGAATTGCAAAATGTACATAAAAACACAAAACACAAAAAGTGA
- the CRM1 gene encoding exportin CRM1 (similar to Saccharomyces cerevisiae CRM1 (YGR218W); ancestral locus Anc_5.111), protein MEGILDFSKDLDIPLLDQIVDSFYKGSGATQKQAQDILTKFQEHPDAWQRADKILQFSNNSQAKFIGLSILDKLITTKWKLLPQEQRVGIRDFVVGMVISLCQDDNVFKNEKNLINKCDLTLVQILKQEWPQNWPNFIPELIGSSSSSVNVCENNMIILKLLSEEVFDFSAEQMTQAHALHLKKSMSKEFEQIFKLCYQVLEHGSSTSLIVAALESLLRYLHWIPYTYIYDTNLLELLSTKFITSAETRAITVKCLTEVSQLDIPLENTGVKPQIVMYFQNTLSQIAANVIPITADLKTTYKTASGNDQSFLQDFAMFLTTYLTRNRSVLESDESLRELLLNAHQYLIQLSKVDERELFKTTLDYWHNLVAYLIQEIQQLPIHELNPITQLAVGYKTISSGGGAPNPELLKKYPLKKHIYDVICSQLRWVIIENMVRPEEVLIVENDEGEIVREFVKESDTIQLYKSEREVLVYLTHLDVIDTEEVMISKLARQIDGSEWSWHNINTLCWAIGSISGTMNEATEKRFVVTVIKDLLALTERKRGKDNKAVVASNIMYVVGQYPRFLKAHWNFLRTVILKLFEFMHETHEGVQDMACDTFIKIVQKCKYHFVIQQPRESEPFIQTIIREIQSTTADLQPQQVHTFYNACSIIIGEERNAAERNRLLGDLMQLPNMAWDAIVQQSSENPDLLLDSETVKIIANIIKTNVAVCSSLGAEFYPQLGHIYINMLQLYRAVSSMISAQVAKEGLIATKTPKVRGLRTIKKEILKLIEIYISKARNLDEIVKDLIEPLLNAVLEDYLNNVPDARDAEVLNCMTTVVQKVGHMIPQGVILILQSVFECTLNMINKDFTEYPEHRVEFYKLLRAINEKSFGALLQLPEAAFKLFVDAIFWAFKHNNREVEINGLQIALDLTRNIEKSTGSLDFVNNFYQNYFFTFISETFYVLTDSDHKSSFSKQSLLLMKLISLVEENKITVPLYKPGSATENTSNQDYLHQYLANLLGNAFPHLSKDQVISFLSALIKQYKNPPGFNGILRDFLVQIKEIGGDPTDYLFSEDREKNIQEKNKIDRENAMKIGGLIKPSELED, encoded by the coding sequence ATGGAGGGTATTTTGGATTTTTCTAAGGATTTGGATATTCCTTTGTTAGATCAGATTGTAGATTCATTCTATAAAGGATCTGGTGCTACCCAGAAGCAAGCACAAGATATTTTAACTAAATTTCAAGAACATCCTGATGCTTGGCAACGTGCGGATAAAATCTTACAGTTCTCTAACAATTCTCAAGCAAAGTTTATTGGTTTATCTATCTTAGATAAATTGATCACCACTAAATGGAAGTTGCTCCCACAAGAACAAAGAGTCGGTATTAGAGATTTTGTAGTCGGAATGGTGATTTCCTTGTGTCAAGATGAcaatgtttttaaaaatgaaaaaaatttaatcaaCAAGTGTGATTTAACATTAGTgcaaattttgaaacaagAATGGCCCCAAAATTGGCCTAATTTTATTCCTGAATTGATTGGAAGTTCAAGTTCTTCTGTCAACGTATGTGAGAATAACatgattattttaaagttattatcTGAAGAAGTTTTCGATTTTTCTGCTGAACAAATGACTCAAGCACATGCCCTTCACTTGAAAAAATCTATGTCCAAGGAATTTgaacaaatttttaaattatgtTATCAAGTATTAGAACATGGTTCCTCAACGTCCTTGATTGTTGCTGCTCTTGAGTCGTTACTGAGATATCTACATTGGATCCCATATACTTACATTTATGACACAAATCTTCTTGAATTATTGAGTACAAAGTTCATAACATCCGCAGAAACTAGAGCTATAACTGTCAAATGTTTAACTGAGGTATCTCAATTGGACATCCCTTTAGAAAATACTGGAGTGAAGCCTCAAATTGTCATGTATTTCCAAAATACGTTATCTCAAATTGCAGCCAATGTTATCCCAATAACCGCTGATTTGAAAACTACTTACAAAACTGCCAGCGGTAATGATCAATCATTTTTACAAGATTTTGCGATGTTTTTAACAACTTATTTGACACGTAATAGATCTGTTCTAGAAAGTGATGAAAGTTTAAGAGAATTACTACTGAATGCGcatcaatatttgatacAACTATCTAAAGTAGATGAAAGAGAATTATTCAAAACGACATTAGATTATTGGCATAATCTTGTTGCATACttaattcaagaaattCAACAATTACCGATTCATGAGTTAAACCCAATTACACAACTAGCTGTTGgttataaaacaatttcatCAGGTGGTGGTGCTCCAAATcctgaattattaaaaaagtaTCCTTTAAAGAAACATATTTATGATGTTATCTGTTCTCAATTAAGATGGGTTatcattgaaaatatgGTCAGACCTGAAGAAGTTTTaattgttgaaaatgatgaaggTGAAATTGTCAGAGAATTTGTTAAAGAATCTGATacaattcaattatataaatctgAAAGAGAAGTACTAGTTTACTTGACACATTTAGATGTTATCGATACAGAAGAAGTTATGATTAGTAAACTAGCAAGGCAAATCGATGGCTCTGAATGGTCATGGCATAACATTAATACTCTGTGTTGGGCTATTGGTTCTATTTCAGGTACAATGAATGAAGCTACCGAAAAACGTTTTGTTGTCACCGTTATTAAGGACCTACTAGCCCTAACGGAAAGAAAAAGGGgtaaagataataaagCTGTCGTTGCTTCTAATATTATGTATGTCGTTGGTCAATATCCAAGATTTTTAAAAGCTCACTGGAACTTCTTGAGAACTGTTATTCTAAAATTATTCGAATTTATGCATGAAACTCACGAAGGTGTTCAAGATATGGCCTGTGATACTTTCATTAAGATTGTTCAAAAATGTAAGTATCATTTTGTTATTCAACAACCAAGAGAATCAGAACCTTTCATCCAGACTATTATAAGAGAAATTCAATCAACCACAGCTGATTTACAACCGCAACAAGTTCACACATTTTACAATGCCTgtagtattattattggagaagaaagaaacGCTGCGGAAAGAAACAGGTTATTAGGTGATTTAATGCAATTACCAAATATGGCATGGGATGCAATTGTACAACAATCATCAGAAAATCCAGATCTATTATTAGATTCCGAAACTGTTAAAATAATTgctaatattattaaaactaATGTGGCTGTATGTTCTTCTTTGGGAGCTGAATTTTACCCACAATTAGGCCACATTTACATCAATATGTTACAATTATATAGAGCTGTGTCCTCAATGATTTCCGCTCAAGTAGCTAAAGAGGGATTGATCGCTACAAAAACACCAAAGGTACGTGGTTTAAGAACTATCAAAAAGGAGATCCTAAAactaattgaaatatacaTATCGAAGGCAAGAAACTTAGATGAAATTGTCAAGGATTTAATAGAACCCTTATTAAATGCTGTATTAGAGGATTATCTAAATAATGTCCCAGATGCAAGAGATGCTGAAGTATTAAACTGTATGACCACTGTTGTTCAAAAGGTTGGCCACATGATTCCTCAAGGTGTCATTTTAATTCTGCAAAGTGTTTTCGAGTGTACATTGAATATGATTAACAAGGATTTTACTGAGTATCCTGAACATCGTGttgaattttataaattgcTGAGAGCTATCAATGAGAAATCATTCGGTGCTTTATTACAACTACCCGAAGCTGCATTTAAACTATTTGTTGATGCTATTTTCTGGGCATTTAAACATAATAATAGAGAAGTTGAAATAAATGGTTTACAAATAGCTTTGGATTTAACTAGAAACATAGAAAAATCTACTGGATCTCTAGATTTTGTAAACAACTTTTaccaaaattatttctttacttttattagtGAGACCTTTTATGTTCTTACCGACTCTGATCACAAGTCTAGTTTCAGTAAacaatcattattattaatgaaattaatttctttagtTGAAGAGAACAAAATTACAGTCCCACTCTATAAACCAGGCTCTGCCACAGAGAATACATCCAACCAAGATTATTTACATCAATATTTGGCGAATTTATTAGGTAATGCTTTCCCACATTTATCCAAGGATCAAGTTATTAGCTTTTTGAGTGCTCTAATAAAGCAGTACAAGAATCCACCTGGATTTAATGGTATCTTAAGAGATTTCTTAGTCcaaattaaagaaattggtGGTGACCCAACTGATTATTTATTCTCTGAAGATAGAGAAAAGAACATACAAGAAAAGAATAAGATCGATAGGGAAAACGCCATGAAGATTGGTGGTTTAATCAAGCCTTCTGAATTGGAAGATTAA
- the MRPL9 gene encoding mitochondrial 54S ribosomal protein uL3m (similar to Saccharomyces cerevisiae MRPL9 (YGR220C); ancestral locus Anc_5.110) — MSSLQRNLGLWTTIRNLSSRSSLVAPSIANSIHLEDPKINHSPEKAILRKWLPKRCGAITQKKVMMPYFDPATGNRIAATVLQFNNVEVMMHKTVKDHGYFANQVGFGDKNPKKISRQMLGHFAKTVVNPKDRVAEFRVKDESGLLPLNTLIKPSFFTPGQYIDIKSVSKGKGFAGVMKRHHFKGLRASHGTSIMHRHGGSFGQNQDPGRVLPGKKMPGRMGGKNTTIQNSQVLKIDDENNVLLVKGPVSGPKGSYVKIQDAIKKPPTI; from the coding sequence ATGAGTTCGCTACAGAGGAATCTAGGACTATGGACGACAATCAGGAATTTATCATCTAGAAGCTCACTTGTGGCTCCAAGTATTGCAAACTCAATCCATTTGGAAGATCCAAAGATAAATCATTCCCCAGAGAAGGCAATCCTTAGGAAATGGTTACCAAAAAGATGTGGGGCCATTACACAAAAAAAGGTAATGATGCCTTATTTTGATCCAGCTACTGGTAATAGAATTGCTGCAACTGTTCTGCAATTCAATAATGTGGAAGTCATGATGCACAAGACGGTGAAAGATCATGGCTATTTTGCTAACCAAGTAGGGTTTGGTGATAAAAATCCTAAAAAGATTTCAAGACAAATGTTAGGTCATTTCGCAAAGACTGTAGTCAATCCTAAGGATAGAGTTGCTGAATTTAGAGTAAAAGATGAATCTGGTTTACTACCTTTGAATACATTGATTAAACCATCGTTTTTTACGCCAGGGCAGTATATAGATATTAAGTCCGTGAGTAAAGGTAAAGGTTTTGCCGGTGTTATGAAACGTCATCATTTTAAAGGTCTAAGAGCTTCACATGGTACATCAATCATGCATAGACATGGTGGTTCCTTTGGTCAAAATCAAGATCCTGGTAGAGTTCTACCGGGGAAAAAAATGCCTGGTCGCATGGGTGGTAAAAACACTACTATTCAAAATTCACAAGTACTAAAAATCGATGATGAAAACAATGTTCTGTTAGTCAAAGGTCCTGTCTCTGGTCCTAAAGGCAGTTATGTAAAAATCCAAGATGCTATTAAAAAGCCACCAACCATTTAA